A portion of the Deltaproteobacteria bacterium genome contains these proteins:
- a CDS encoding cyclic nucleotide-binding domain-containing protein: MEAPWRLVPAVRRAERERFAWFAAFGGLLTLAQTMGLAGAEALFLARLGAARLPATFVLASAVTVGASLLYALRVGRARNDRVLAELAFAAALGVGGAAAALWLGQEAALPALLCVYFAAQAVLTSHYWTFAGDCFDTLAAKRLVPLLTVGMSVGGALGGAAAIGVLARLDPTALLWGWAGALAGLGALALAGRRRLAAWRPLAAAEEDETSVAGMRAAARYLRRSPLGRWLTVSALAMVLALFAMQYLYSAVLADAFPDERALARFLALYLAASNGVEIAVELLAPWGIRRLGVPSANLLHPVLTLGAFLGLLVDPRLPAAVAARANRELLENALAGPIRNLSYNALPGRFRARVRAFLEGIVIYSGMSLAGVVLLAVGHVELPVLAATGLALAALYLLANLRVRREYLRALAAELRAGRLDLRELRGELGPRELAELATLWEPLLHEPGERAGQALLELAAPLAAQGFAGVVRTGLAHPSARVRAGCLAALAVAGDDGNRAPWLDGLADPEPEVRRAAVVALPEPLRTDAALEALLRARLTDPAARVRAAAAARLGADGAGVLGAMLADPASALAALEVLPPALAAQAAGRLADPEPRLRAAALAALARAADPGALPPIAALLAAAADPDASVRRAALPLLGSQPGDEAMASLARGLRDPVREVRTAAVRALERGGAAGARAARAALDAPEEHAVAAGLRALAGSGAAEARGWLRAAYAAHVREAWESLLLARAGFEPAGASAGAAVAARFLPAACADAFARALRLALQALARLEDGPVVRSVERALRHAPGRARADALEVLTHLGDREASQALAVLLELAPVEEKLGPLRRLGAPPRTAAEALARAAAHPAPWVRRAAHAAADSGADPEEIVTMKHLLALRQVSLLSALSLERLQAVERIAREVEYLKGEVIVREGEPGDELYLLVEGAVDVVKQAGTAREERVNALGAGSYFGEMAVFDGAPRSATVVAASDARVLVLAGARLRELVHEMPELAFDLLRVLAERLRRVEERAAGGA, encoded by the coding sequence GTGGAGGCGCCCTGGCGGCTCGTCCCCGCGGTGCGCCGCGCCGAGCGCGAGCGCTTCGCGTGGTTCGCCGCCTTCGGCGGGCTCCTGACCCTGGCGCAGACGATGGGGCTGGCCGGCGCGGAGGCGCTGTTCCTGGCGCGGCTCGGCGCCGCACGGCTGCCCGCGACCTTCGTGCTCGCGTCGGCCGTCACCGTCGGCGCCTCGCTGCTCTACGCGCTGCGGGTCGGGCGCGCGCGCAACGACCGCGTGCTGGCCGAGCTGGCGTTCGCCGCGGCGCTCGGCGTCGGCGGCGCGGCGGCGGCGCTGTGGCTCGGCCAGGAGGCCGCCCTGCCGGCGCTCCTGTGCGTCTACTTCGCGGCCCAGGCGGTGCTCACGAGCCACTACTGGACCTTCGCCGGCGACTGCTTCGACACGCTCGCGGCCAAGCGTCTCGTGCCGCTCCTCACGGTCGGGATGAGCGTGGGGGGCGCGCTCGGCGGCGCCGCCGCGATCGGCGTGCTGGCGCGCCTCGACCCCACGGCGCTGCTCTGGGGCTGGGCGGGTGCGCTGGCCGGGCTCGGCGCGCTCGCGCTCGCCGGCCGCCGTCGCCTGGCAGCCTGGCGCCCGCTCGCCGCCGCCGAGGAGGACGAGACCTCGGTCGCCGGCATGCGCGCCGCCGCGCGCTATCTGCGGCGCTCGCCGCTCGGGCGCTGGCTCACGGTCTCGGCGCTGGCGATGGTGCTCGCGCTCTTCGCGATGCAGTACCTCTACTCGGCGGTGCTGGCCGACGCGTTCCCGGACGAGCGGGCGCTGGCCCGCTTCCTGGCGCTCTACCTGGCCGCGAGCAACGGCGTCGAGATCGCCGTGGAGCTCCTCGCGCCGTGGGGGATCCGCCGGCTCGGCGTGCCGAGCGCGAACCTGCTCCATCCCGTGCTGACGCTCGGCGCCTTCCTGGGCCTGCTCGTCGACCCCCGGCTGCCCGCGGCGGTGGCCGCTCGCGCCAACCGCGAGCTGCTCGAGAACGCGCTCGCAGGCCCCATCCGCAACCTCTCCTACAACGCCCTGCCGGGACGCTTCCGCGCGCGGGTGCGCGCCTTCCTCGAGGGCATCGTGATCTACTCCGGCATGTCGCTCGCCGGTGTCGTCCTGCTCGCCGTGGGGCACGTGGAGCTGCCGGTCCTGGCCGCAACGGGCCTCGCGCTCGCGGCGCTCTACCTGCTCGCCAACCTGCGGGTGCGCCGCGAGTACCTGCGCGCGCTGGCCGCCGAGCTGCGCGCCGGCCGGCTCGACCTGCGCGAGCTGCGCGGCGAGCTGGGCCCGCGCGAGCTGGCGGAGCTCGCGACCCTCTGGGAGCCCCTGCTCCACGAGCCCGGCGAGCGCGCCGGGCAGGCGCTGCTCGAGCTGGCCGCGCCGCTCGCGGCCCAGGGCTTCGCCGGCGTCGTCCGTACGGGGCTCGCGCACCCGAGCGCGCGGGTGCGGGCGGGCTGCCTCGCGGCGCTCGCCGTGGCCGGCGACGACGGCAACCGCGCGCCCTGGCTCGACGGCCTCGCGGATCCCGAGCCCGAGGTACGCCGGGCCGCGGTCGTCGCGCTCCCCGAGCCGCTCCGCACGGACGCAGCGCTCGAGGCGCTGCTCCGGGCGCGCCTCACCGACCCCGCGGCGCGCGTGCGCGCCGCGGCCGCCGCACGGCTCGGAGCGGACGGCGCCGGGGTGCTCGGCGCGATGCTCGCGGATCCGGCGTCTGCGCTGGCGGCGCTCGAGGTGCTCCCGCCCGCGCTCGCGGCGCAGGCGGCGGGCCGCCTGGCCGATCCCGAGCCCCGCCTGCGCGCCGCGGCGCTTGCTGCGCTCGCGCGGGCGGCGGATCCGGGCGCGCTGCCACCGATCGCCGCGCTGCTCGCGGCCGCCGCCGACCCCGACGCCTCGGTGCGCCGCGCGGCGCTGCCCCTGCTCGGCAGCCAGCCGGGCGACGAGGCCATGGCCTCGCTCGCCCGGGGGCTGCGCGACCCCGTGCGCGAGGTGCGCACCGCGGCCGTCCGGGCGCTCGAAAGGGGCGGGGCCGCCGGTGCGCGGGCCGCGCGCGCCGCGCTCGACGCGCCCGAGGAGCACGCCGTCGCGGCGGGCCTGCGCGCGCTCGCCGGCAGCGGGGCGGCCGAGGCGCGCGGCTGGCTGCGCGCGGCCTACGCGGCGCACGTGCGCGAGGCCTGGGAGTCGCTCCTGCTCGCGCGCGCGGGCTTCGAGCCCGCCGGCGCCAGCGCCGGTGCAGCCGTCGCCGCGCGCTTCCTGCCCGCCGCCTGCGCCGACGCCTTCGCGCGCGCGCTGCGGCTCGCCCTCCAGGCCCTCGCGCGGCTCGAGGACGGGCCGGTCGTGCGCAGCGTGGAGCGCGCCCTCCGGCACGCCCCGGGCCGCGCGCGCGCCGACGCGCTCGAGGTGCTGACGCACCTCGGGGATCGCGAGGCCTCGCAGGCGCTCGCCGTGCTGCTCGAGCTCGCGCCGGTCGAGGAGAAGCTCGGGCCGCTGCGGCGGCTCGGGGCGCCCCCGCGCACGGCGGCCGAGGCGCTCGCACGCGCCGCGGCCCATCCCGCCCCCTGGGTTCGCCGCGCGGCGCATGCCGCGGCAGACTCGGGCGCCGACCCGGAGGAGATCGTGACGATGAAGCACCTCCTGGCGCTGCGGCAGGTCTCGCTGCTCTCCGCGTTGTCGCTCGAGCGGCTCCAGGCCGTGGAGCGGATCGCGCGCGAGGTCGAGTACCTGAAGGGCGAGGTGATCGTGCGCGAGGGTGAGCCCGGCGACGAGCTCTACCTGCTCGTCGAAGGGGCCGTCGACGTCGTCAAGCAGGCGGGGACGGCGCGCGAGGAGCGCGTCAACGCGCTCGGCGCCGGCTCCTACTTCGGGGAGATGGCGGTGTTCGACGGTGCGCCGCGCAGCGCCACGGTCGTGGCGGCGAGCGACGCGCGCGTGCTGGTGCTGGCCGGCGCGCGCCTGCGCGAGCTCGTCCACGAGATGCCGGAGCTGGCCTTCGACCTCCTGCGCGTGCTGGCCGAACGCCTGCGGCGGGTGGAGGAGCGCGCGGCGGGCGGCGCCTGA